The DNA sequence CGAAACGTGGGCGATGGGTAATCGCCCCGCCTTTGTCTCAGAAGCCGACGGCGCGGAAATCGATCTGTTTCGAGAGCTGGCAGGTCCCGTTCCGCGACAATTGAAAAACCGTATTCTTTCCTCAGGCTCCAAAATACCGGATCGCCTCTGCCAGCAACCCTGAGAGGAAAACCGCGATCAGGACCGCCCCCACTGCGGTGAACGCCGTGGCGACGACGGTAGCGATCCCAACGCGCCGAAAAACCTGCCAGATCAGGACCACGAGATATGCCTCGAACGTCGCCAGGGATGCCAACTGCCAGAACTCGATCCAGAAACTCCGGAGCGTCCAGAAGCGTTCGAATACGGGCTCCGAGAGCACGAATCCCAACGCTGCAAGCACCAGGGTGGATTCGGCCACGTGCCCCCAACCCAGATAGGGGCGCGCGAGCCAGCTATCTCTTTGTATGCGAGTCCCGATCACGGAGATCACTCTCTCCACTATGGACACAAGCAGCAGTGCGCGAACCGGCCGCCGGTCTCCGACCCCAAGACAGACCAAGACCAGGAACAGCACCACGAGACAGGCAGACAATCTCCAGTCCAGACGCGGAGCATTACCAGTGTGCCATCTGCCTCGAAGCGGACTCACTTCCTTTTCCGGCATGGGATTCGTCCTTGGTACATGGCCGCTGCCTTCTGGTTGCGCCGTTTACCGATCGGTGGGCGCCGGGGCCGGGTGGAACAGCCGGTCACCGGAACCACTGACCCGGACTCCGACGACCAGGCCGGGTCCATACTGCGACTGGCTGTAGGATCAGCGTCAGAGTCTCCCCGCTCACCCCCACCGTCACCACCGGCGCATCCGACGACGTCGCGCGGAAGATCAGCGTGTCCCCGGCGGCGGTGCTGTGAACGGTCGTCCACCCCGGTAACTAATGACGTGTGGAAAACGAAAACCGGACAGTCTCGCCGCGGAAAGTGTGGGCTATTCGCCCTTGGCAACCTTCGAGAGCGCCTCGGCGAATGCGTGGGAGTCCGCCGGCCGCGCCGACCGGGCAGCCGTCAAGATCGATGCTGCAACCCCGATCACGGCCGCTCCCGTCTTCGACCCTGCGGTTGGCTCGGCGGCGGGAACAAGACGGCGGCGCCGGATCCGGTCCACCGTCTCGTTGAGTCCTGGGGCCGCGAACGGATGCCGGCCGGACACCATCTCGTACAGGACGACGCACAGGGACCAGACATCGTCGCCTTCATCGGCCATGCGGCCCGAGAGCACATCGGGCGACATGTAGCGCAAGGTGCCACCTGTGGTCGCGGCCTCGTC is a window from the Acidobacteriota bacterium genome containing:
- a CDS encoding protein kinase translates to MRDGPVPPLEAVSTMARLADALAAVHAKGFRHGDIKPSNIGFTSEGSPKLLDFGLARETDEAATTGGTLRYMSPDVLSGRMADEGDDVWSLCVVLYEMVSGRHPFAAPGLNETVDRIRRRRLVPAAEPTAGSKTGAAVIGVAASILTAARSARPADSHAFAEALSKVAKGE